A segment of the Arachis hypogaea cultivar Tifrunner chromosome 5, arahy.Tifrunner.gnm2.J5K5, whole genome shotgun sequence genome:
TACAAGATACACATACAAATGTCACATACATTAATAATTGATCTGGTCATTATAACTCAGCGGCAACAAGCTATAATTCGGATACTAGGTCAAGACATTAGAATTTTTATGACTCACAAATTATCAACACATAACTCGGTCGTTATATCTATAACTCATTCATTATACCTCAAGCTCGGCCGTTACAGTATTATCCATTCCATATTACTCGCGGTAACTTTCACCTATTACTCAGAGAACAAGTCTTGATCCATTACCTATAACTCGGCCAATTAAACCTACACCTCGGCCCAAATTTACCCGTTGATCTAGTAGCTATAGTTCGACCCATATTTACCTCTTGATCCGTTAGCTATAACTCGATCTAATTATACCTATAAATCAAAATCCAAGTGAGATAATAAAGGTGACTTATCTTCAGTTAGAGAGAATCTCAACTATAATAGAATTATTTAAATATGTTCAAGAGTAATTACCACAAAATCGGGCTAACATCCTTAACAGCTCCGCAATACTAGAACTGATGAGTAATCACCTATTACACAACATCTCTATAAATACAAAATCCTAATTACGTAAAAAGGTACGCTATTCACTCTTAATAACATGCACTTCATCGTATACTTTTTCTTACTTGAGCATTGGAGTCTCTTTGCAGGTCCCAACCCCCTCCGGTGTTCCTCGACACTGAAGTATAGATCGGCGTCTGTGCTCTTAGGATAGAAAATTCCATACAAATGGAAAAAGAAGTTATACCTCAGCATTAGAAGGAGTTATACCTAGGCTCAAATTATTGTGCAGGAACATTTAGCGCCCACCATGGGGACGAGTTTACTTAACCCCACTACCATCTTTCCACCcgattatttaccctattttgCAGGTTATAATCAATGGCTGATGAAAAAAATCCACCTCCTCCTCTACCAACTTAGGCTGAGTTATTAGCTAAGAACGTTGCGCTTGAGACCGAGGTccaaaggttaactaagttgtTAACACAATAGCAAAAGAACCTGAATAATAAGAAAGATCGCAAGGATGCTCATAACGATGACGAGCATGTATTAGGAACTTATACTCTAGTAGAAGTCACACATCTAAAGGCACTGAAAAGACGTATAAACCCTTTTTTCAAGGAAATCATGAAGTTTTAGATGCCAAAGAACTTTAACCTACCAACCACTCTGAAGCCATACGAGGGGACTGGGGACCCGAACATACATGTCACTAAGTTTCACTCAATGATGTTTCTTAACAGTGCTTTTGACCCAATATTATGTCGTTATTTCCCTACATTTTTAGATGGTGCTACTTTACTCTGGTTTTCATCTTTACCTGCAGGTTCTATCTCTATTTTTCAGGAATTGGCCGACCTCTTCACCAACAATTTTACAGCATCCAAGTTCTATGTTCATGATTCTGACTACCTTAGCACAATCAAACAAGATCAACATGAAAGTCTTCTTGACTACATGATGATGTTCAATAAGATAGCAATGGAAATCCCTAACCTCAACCCTGACATCCACCTCTATGTTCTTAAGAGTGGTCTTCACCCTAGCAAGTTCCACAAGACTATTACTGTCGCCAAGCCAAAGACTTTAGCGGAATTTCGAGAAAAAGCAATCGGACAGATGAAAATAGAAGAACTTAGACAAGTTTGTTGGATCAATAAACCAACTCAATCAAAAGAAGACGACCAGAAGGACCTTTGTGAATCAATAAATTGATCGGCAAGGAATTTATACCCTTCAAGCACTACTAGGTAAAGAACTATGACTCGAAGATGTACTCTTTTTTCCACTCACAAAAATTTTTCTACACTGAATTTTGCTTGGAGGGATTTTAATAAGGCACTTCATCCTATACTTTCTATGTTAAGAAAGTAGTCCTCAATAAATAGTACATTATTTTTAACTTcatcattctttatttttattcatgCCTTTAGTTTGACTACTGTTTTTGCTACTCTCTACACATATTATGGAAAACCAATATTATAGTCGGcatacaaaaacaaataaacagctATAAGTCGGAATCAAATAAACAAACTGACAACTATAAGTCAGAACCAATCCTACAAACTGGCAATCATAAGTCAGAATCAATGCAACAAACCAGCAACTATAAATCGGAATCAATCCAAGCAAACCAACACATATAAGTCGAAATCACTTCAaacaaactaataattataagtTTGAATCAATCAAAGCAAACCGACACTTATACGTCAATGTTAGTCTAACAAACAATCACATATAAGCTCatttaaaaatatattgaaaTAAGCAACACATTTTCCAATGACAAGCTTGTCCAATTTTATTTTCAAGGTTATTAGTTGATCTTAGGGGCTAATCCTCATATCTCTGAATTATAACACAACCGCATCTCTTTTATATCCTGCCGAGTTATAACTTAATTTTCATAAAAACTCAACCTGCTTCTCTTAAAAATAAACAAGTCAAGCTTAAGGGCTATGATCTGGTCATTATAATTCGGCGGCTACAAGCTATAATTCGGATATTAGGTCAAGGCGTTAGGATTTTTATGACTCACAAATTACCAACACATAACTCGGTTGTTATATCTATAACTAATTCATTATATCTCAAGCTCGACCGTTACAGTTTGGTCCATTCCATATTACTCGCGGTAACTGCCACCTATTACTCAGAGAACAAGTCTTAATCCATTACCTATAACTCGGCCAATGAAACCTATACCTTGGCCTAAATTTACCCATTGATCTATTAGCTATAGCTCAACCTAATTATACCTATAAATCAGAATTCAAGTGAAATAATAAAGGTGACTTATCTTCAGTTAGAGATAATCTCGGCTATAATAGAATCATTTAAATATGTTACATAGCAA
Coding sequences within it:
- the LOC112803952 gene encoding uncharacterized protein; the protein is MPKNFNLPTTLKPYEGTGDPNIHVTKFHSMMFLNSAFDPILCRYFPTFLDGATLLWFSSLPAGSISIFQELADLFTNNFTASKFYVHDSDYLSTIKQDQHESLLDYMMMFNKIAMEIPNLNPDIHLYVLKSGLHPSKFHKTITVAKPKTLAEFREKAIGQMKIEELRQVCWINKPTQSKEDDQKDLCESIN